One genomic segment of Burkholderiaceae bacterium includes these proteins:
- a CDS encoding YqgE/AlgH family protein, with amino-acid sequence MADAAPSINLTNHFLIAMPGMEDRTFARSVVYVCEHSEHGALGLIINKPGDISMADLFHKVDLPLARAELGVQPVFQGGPVQTERGFVLHEPVVAEGLPPDESLYASTLAVPGGLEMTTSKDVLEALSSGGGPRRVLVTLGYSAWDGGQLESEIAGNSWLTVDADANLIFDTPIEQRYESALALLGLQAWRLAPEAGHA; translated from the coding sequence ATGGCCGACGCTGCCCCGTCCATCAACCTGACGAACCACTTCCTGATCGCCATGCCGGGCATGGAGGATCGGACGTTCGCCCGCAGCGTGGTCTACGTGTGCGAGCACAGCGAGCACGGCGCGCTGGGCCTGATCATCAACAAGCCGGGCGACATCAGCATGGCCGACCTGTTCCACAAGGTCGACCTGCCGCTGGCGCGCGCCGAACTGGGCGTGCAGCCCGTGTTCCAGGGCGGCCCGGTGCAGACCGAGCGCGGCTTCGTGCTGCACGAACCCGTGGTGGCCGAGGGCCTGCCGCCCGATGAATCCCTTTACGCGTCGACCCTGGCGGTGCCCGGCGGGCTGGAGATGACCACCTCCAAGGACGTGCTGGAGGCCCTGTCCAGCGGCGGCGGGCCGCGCCGGGTGCTGGTCACGCTGGGCTACTCGGCCTGGGACGGCGGGCAGCTCGAATCCGAGATCGCCGGCAACAGCTGGCTGACGGTGGACGCCGACGCCAACCTGATCTTCGACACCCCCATCGAGCAGCGCTATGAAAGCGCGCTGGCGCTGCTGGGCCTGCAGGCCTGGCGCCTGGCCCCCGAGGCGGGTCACGCCTGA